A single window of Pseudarthrobacter defluvii DNA harbors:
- the purD gene encoding phosphoribosylamine--glycine ligase, with product MKVLVIGPGGREHAIVRSLLADPNVSEVHAAPGNAGISKLVPTYDINGNDPQAVAGLATRLAVDLVVVGPEAPLAAGVSDAVREAGIPVFGPSKAAAQLEASKAFAKEVMAEAGVPTAMAMVATNPEEAASALDTFGAPYVVKDDGLAAGKGVVVTRNRDEALAHAQSCFDAGGSVVIEEFLDGPEVSLFVLCDGQNTVALSPAQDFKRIFDNDEGPNTGGMGAYTPLEWAPEGLVQEVLDRVAQPTVNEMARRGTPFVGVLFVGLALTSRGTRVIEFNVRFGDPETQAVLARLKTPLGALLMAAAKGELDKAEELRWAKEAAVAVVIASENYPDKPRTGDRIRGLKKVEALDGVHVIHAGTALDEDGKVVSAGGRVLAVVALGSDLVEAREKAYDGVELVQLEGSQFRTDIARKATRGEIKVPYGATSSMPIVKAKA from the coding sequence GTGAAGGTACTCGTTATTGGCCCCGGAGGCCGCGAACACGCCATTGTCCGCTCCCTGCTTGCCGACCCGAACGTGTCCGAAGTCCACGCGGCGCCGGGCAATGCCGGCATCAGCAAGCTGGTCCCCACCTACGACATCAACGGCAACGATCCCCAGGCAGTTGCGGGGCTTGCCACCCGGCTCGCAGTAGACCTCGTGGTGGTAGGCCCCGAGGCTCCGCTCGCCGCCGGTGTCTCCGATGCCGTGCGTGAAGCCGGCATTCCCGTGTTCGGGCCCAGCAAGGCTGCAGCCCAGCTGGAGGCGTCGAAGGCTTTCGCCAAGGAAGTCATGGCCGAGGCCGGCGTACCCACTGCCATGGCCATGGTGGCCACCAACCCCGAGGAAGCAGCGTCCGCACTGGATACCTTCGGCGCCCCATACGTGGTGAAGGACGACGGCCTGGCCGCTGGCAAGGGCGTGGTGGTTACCAGGAACCGCGACGAAGCCCTGGCCCACGCCCAGTCCTGCTTCGATGCCGGCGGATCGGTGGTAATCGAGGAGTTCCTGGACGGCCCCGAAGTTTCCCTGTTCGTCCTTTGCGATGGGCAGAACACCGTGGCGCTCTCACCGGCGCAGGATTTCAAGCGCATCTTCGATAACGACGAAGGGCCCAACACCGGCGGCATGGGCGCCTACACCCCGCTTGAATGGGCCCCCGAAGGCCTGGTTCAGGAAGTCCTGGACCGCGTGGCCCAGCCCACCGTCAACGAGATGGCCCGCCGCGGAACCCCGTTCGTGGGCGTGCTTTTCGTCGGCCTGGCCCTCACCTCGCGCGGCACCCGCGTCATCGAGTTCAACGTCCGCTTCGGCGACCCCGAGACTCAGGCGGTCCTCGCGCGGCTCAAGACCCCCCTCGGTGCCCTGCTGATGGCAGCCGCCAAGGGCGAACTCGACAAGGCCGAGGAGCTGCGCTGGGCCAAGGAAGCCGCTGTCGCCGTCGTTATTGCTTCCGAAAACTACCCGGACAAGCCCCGCACGGGCGACCGTATCCGCGGCCTCAAAAAGGTGGAAGCCCTGGATGGCGTGCACGTCATCCACGCGGGTACCGCCCTGGATGAGGACGGCAAGGTGGTTTCCGCAGGCGGGCGCGTCCTCGCGGTGGTTGCCCTGGGCAGCGACCTGGTGGAGGCGCGCGAGAAGGCGTACGACGGCGTGGAGCTGGTCCAGCTGGAAGGCTCGCAGTTCCGCACTGACATCGCCCGCAAGGCCACCCGCGGCGAAATCAAGGTCCCCTACGGCGCCACCAGCTCGATGCCCATCGTGAAAGCAAAGGCCTGA
- a CDS encoding helix-turn-helix domain-containing protein, which produces MGNGFGEKLRAERLERGLTQAELGKDLYSPSYISLLETGRREPTAEVIEELARRLELAPKALEAWSQPVSLSDAEYVLAGLYARQAWDLRDYALAAGHAATAAQYALEGRNTSAWWNMTYMQAECLMRHGDLQDCKQIIARLVEHPMARESVGLGVRARQMMAAVLQREGQLSAAVDEALEAMKLAEQLPKSSTIIIGALRVLIGVLAESGRLEEAWRYCQQLSGQVNESTMPQLAGEVAWVVGNVAFMRHDYQEGVKEHERAARLLSPANDIEMWARFNKASAAVRLQSGIVEPETLASIERAELAFSIVHGMKSDELEVAFIRARWLYLTGDVLAAIGKLRDIHAQREALAKHTAGEVSLLLGKTLKAAGEPDEALIYLQEAQKAFSSAGAQDLVQQALDAILEIKLAQKRAEAAASKAS; this is translated from the coding sequence TTGGGCAACGGATTCGGAGAAAAGCTCCGGGCGGAGCGCCTTGAGCGCGGACTGACACAGGCAGAACTCGGTAAGGACCTGTATTCTCCGAGTTACATCTCTCTGCTCGAGACGGGCCGGAGGGAACCTACCGCCGAAGTAATCGAGGAGTTGGCACGCCGGCTCGAGTTGGCTCCCAAGGCGCTGGAGGCTTGGAGCCAGCCGGTTTCCCTTAGTGACGCTGAGTACGTTCTCGCTGGGCTCTATGCTCGGCAGGCCTGGGACTTGCGTGACTACGCCTTGGCAGCCGGTCATGCGGCAACTGCGGCTCAATATGCACTGGAAGGTAGGAACACCAGCGCGTGGTGGAACATGACCTACATGCAGGCCGAGTGTCTCATGAGGCACGGTGACCTTCAGGACTGTAAGCAGATCATCGCGCGGCTGGTTGAGCATCCGATGGCCCGTGAATCAGTGGGCTTGGGGGTCCGCGCACGGCAGATGATGGCTGCCGTCCTGCAGCGGGAGGGCCAGCTTTCCGCTGCGGTGGACGAGGCGTTGGAGGCGATGAAGCTTGCTGAACAATTGCCCAAGAGTTCCACCATCATTATTGGTGCGCTGCGGGTCCTCATCGGGGTACTCGCGGAAAGCGGCCGGCTGGAAGAAGCCTGGAGGTACTGCCAGCAGCTCAGCGGACAGGTCAACGAAAGCACTATGCCCCAACTAGCCGGAGAAGTGGCCTGGGTGGTGGGTAACGTGGCTTTCATGCGGCACGACTACCAGGAGGGGGTCAAGGAGCATGAGCGGGCCGCAAGGCTTCTCTCGCCAGCAAACGACATAGAAATGTGGGCGCGGTTCAACAAGGCGTCCGCGGCTGTCCGCCTCCAATCAGGAATCGTTGAACCCGAAACGCTCGCATCAATTGAACGGGCAGAGCTGGCTTTTTCCATCGTGCACGGAATGAAGAGTGACGAGCTGGAAGTGGCTTTCATTCGAGCCAGATGGTTGTACCTCACAGGCGATGTATTGGCCGCCATCGGGAAGTTGCGCGACATCCATGCGCAGCGCGAAGCGTTGGCCAAGCACACGGCGGGTGAGGTTTCGCTCCTATTGGGTAAAACCCTTAAGGCTGCGGGGGAGCCCGACGAAGCACTCATCTACCTACAGGAGGCCCAGAAAGCCTTCAGTTCGGCGGGGGCACAGGACCTCGTCCAGCAGGCACTGGACGCGATTCTTGAAATAAAGCTGGCACAGAAACGCGCCGAAGCCGCCGCTTCAAAGGCCAGCTGA
- a CDS encoding SDR family oxidoreductase translates to MTAAAKENPITTPAERRKVAVVTGAGSGIGREVARQMLADGYGVALAGRREEQLAATAQGHPDALVVPCDVTRPGDVERLFQAALQQWGRVDVLFNNAGVFGPAAAVDEISLQEWNDTVAVNLTGSMLCAAAAVRAMKAQEPQGGRIINNGSISAHSPRPRTVAYTVTKHAMTGLTKSIELDGRGYGITCGQIDIGNTATEIMDTIGVGSGALQADGSRKIEPMFPVADAARAVLMMANMPASASIGSIVVTAAGMPFIGRG, encoded by the coding sequence ATGACCGCTGCAGCCAAGGAGAACCCGATAACCACCCCTGCCGAAAGGCGGAAAGTCGCCGTCGTCACCGGGGCCGGATCCGGCATCGGTCGTGAGGTAGCCCGGCAGATGCTGGCCGACGGCTACGGCGTGGCACTTGCGGGACGCCGGGAAGAACAACTCGCTGCAACGGCGCAAGGGCACCCGGACGCGCTCGTGGTGCCCTGCGACGTCACCCGGCCCGGCGACGTCGAACGCCTCTTCCAGGCAGCCCTGCAACAGTGGGGGCGCGTGGACGTGCTGTTCAACAACGCTGGGGTGTTCGGCCCGGCAGCGGCCGTGGACGAGATCAGCCTCCAGGAATGGAACGACACGGTCGCGGTGAACCTCACCGGGTCCATGCTCTGTGCCGCCGCTGCGGTCCGGGCCATGAAGGCGCAGGAGCCGCAGGGTGGGCGGATCATCAACAACGGCTCCATTTCGGCCCACTCTCCCCGGCCCCGCACCGTGGCGTACACGGTCACCAAGCACGCCATGACGGGCCTCACCAAGAGCATCGAACTGGACGGCCGGGGCTACGGCATCACCTGCGGGCAGATCGATATCGGCAATACCGCCACCGAGATCATGGACACCATCGGGGTCGGTTCGGGGGCGCTGCAGGCCGACGGGAGCCGGAAAATCGAGCCGATGTTCCCCGTGGCCGATGCGGCGCGCGCAGTGCTGATGATGGCCAACATGCCGGCCTCGGCCAGCATCGGGTCAATTGTGGTCACCGCGGCCGGCATGCCCTTCATCGGCCGCGGGTAG
- the nboR gene encoding nicotine blue oxidoreductase: MRNTEHLGVPTRSVTGVLLAAGAGTRLGLGPKALLPYQGRPLVEAVANTLLDGGCREVVVVLGAGAPQVTATAGLEGYRVVINPEWQSGLGSSFLLGNQSADPADHLLIALVDQPGLTAATVQRLLARHGPGRITAAAYRRLLPEGALPDIRGREDIAGPEDNRGQAGQLRRGHPLLIDASLREAVCATVTGDAGARGFLRSHPELVDEVDCSDQSTGEDVDTPDQLGLLQ; the protein is encoded by the coding sequence ATGAGGAACACGGAACATCTGGGCGTGCCCACCCGGTCCGTCACAGGAGTACTCCTTGCGGCCGGGGCCGGGACACGTCTGGGTTTGGGACCGAAGGCCCTGCTGCCGTACCAGGGCCGGCCGTTGGTGGAAGCCGTCGCCAATACACTGCTCGACGGCGGTTGCCGGGAAGTGGTGGTGGTCCTAGGGGCAGGAGCGCCGCAGGTGACAGCGACCGCCGGGCTGGAAGGCTACCGGGTGGTGATCAACCCTGAGTGGCAGTCCGGCTTGGGCAGTTCCTTCCTGCTCGGCAACCAATCCGCGGACCCTGCGGACCACCTGCTGATCGCCCTCGTGGACCAACCCGGGCTGACCGCGGCGACGGTGCAACGGCTACTGGCCCGGCACGGTCCCGGCCGGATCACCGCCGCAGCGTACCGCCGCCTCTTGCCCGAGGGCGCGCTGCCTGACATTCGCGGCCGCGAAGATATCGCCGGCCCCGAAGACAACCGCGGGCAAGCGGGGCAGCTTCGCCGCGGGCACCCCCTGCTCATCGATGCCTCCCTGCGGGAGGCCGTGTGCGCAACGGTTACGGGCGACGCCGGGGCGCGTGGCTTCCTGCGGAGCCATCCGGAACTAGTGGATGAAGTGGACTGCAGCGACCAGTCCACCGGGGAAGATGTGGATACCCCGGACCAGCTGGGCCTTCTCCAGTAG
- a CDS encoding asparaginase: MPHNPHATFTVDSAVELAVIERSGFVESRHVGSAVLLSADGSVVTELGDINTPIYARSTLKPFQALASMQSGVPLRGAQVAIACGSHTGSLDHMDVVAGMLKAAGVREDQLQCPEAWPQDETARNWLVRSEKGKSRLAYNCSGKHAAFLWACTENGWDTHSYLEPNHPLQQRVRTVIEEYTGEQIAHLGIDGCGAPVAAVSLKGLARAYSQLAKAPGDQSFSARAATIATSMLDYPWAVQGRGEANTLVMDELEIIAKIGAEGVLAMATPQGVSVAVKILDGNIRATSLVALTLLAAAGAVEIPGVASALEKVVEPVLGGGRPVGKIRLGPAVSALLD; encoded by the coding sequence ATGCCGCATAATCCGCATGCCACCTTCACCGTGGACTCCGCCGTCGAACTGGCCGTGATCGAACGCAGCGGCTTTGTGGAGTCGCGGCACGTTGGTTCCGCCGTCCTTCTGTCCGCCGACGGTTCAGTGGTCACCGAGCTTGGCGACATCAATACCCCCATCTATGCCCGGTCCACGCTGAAGCCGTTCCAGGCGCTGGCTTCCATGCAGTCCGGGGTTCCGCTGCGCGGCGCCCAGGTGGCCATTGCCTGCGGGAGCCACACCGGTTCGCTGGACCACATGGACGTGGTGGCAGGCATGCTCAAGGCGGCCGGAGTCCGGGAAGACCAGCTGCAGTGCCCGGAAGCGTGGCCACAGGATGAAACTGCCCGCAACTGGCTGGTGCGCTCGGAAAAGGGAAAATCCCGGCTGGCCTACAACTGTTCCGGGAAGCACGCAGCCTTCCTTTGGGCCTGCACTGAGAACGGATGGGACACGCACAGCTACCTGGAGCCCAACCACCCCCTGCAGCAGCGGGTCCGCACCGTCATCGAGGAATACACGGGTGAGCAGATCGCGCACCTGGGCATCGACGGGTGCGGCGCGCCCGTGGCCGCTGTTTCCCTGAAGGGGCTCGCCAGGGCGTACTCCCAACTGGCCAAGGCGCCGGGTGACCAGAGCTTCAGCGCCAGGGCCGCCACCATCGCCACCTCGATGCTCGACTACCCGTGGGCCGTGCAGGGCCGCGGGGAAGCCAACACCCTGGTGATGGACGAACTCGAGATCATCGCCAAGATCGGGGCCGAGGGCGTCCTGGCCATGGCCACACCCCAAGGCGTTTCCGTGGCCGTCAAAATCCTCGACGGAAACATCCGCGCCACCTCCCTTGTGGCCCTGACCCTTCTGGCGGCAGCAGGGGCCGTGGAAATTCCGGGCGTGGCCAGCGCCCTGGAAAAGGTGGTTGAACCTGTGCTTGGCGGCGGACGCCCCGTGGGCAAGATCCGCCTGGGTCCTGCCGTTTCCGCGCTCCTGGACTGA
- a CDS encoding molybdopterin-dependent oxidoreductase has product MTTLRNRKTGPAAMAALAGVVAAAVVLAVAELIGAFFTARATPLFALGSTFIDFTPPWLKDFAVTTFGTNDKAALFVGMGLTIAVLACVLGVMAYRKWALGVLGVLFMGAVIVACVVTRAGVSPADAIPTVLGTAAGLLVLRRLMVRLWGLKEWPEAAADTAYDGGTGPGGEGTSRRGFFTAAGITGLAAGIAATGGRLLGAARNNVVQAREALRLPAPAKAAAAVPAGVQSPVPGVTPWLTPNNEFYRIDTALSVPEVNVDDWELRVHGLVEQEVTLTFQDLLDAELIESHVTLTCVSNPVGGNLAGNARWLGLPIREVLARARPKDGADMVLSTSIDGFSASTPLEVLQDGRDAMLAIGMNGEPLPLEHGYPVRMVVPGLYGFVSATKWVVDLEVTRFADSKAYWTERGWSERGPIKTMARVEVPKSFAKVPAGKVVVGGTAWAQTRGITKVEIQIDSGDWAEATLSTEASTSTWRQWSYEWDATPGPHYIKVRATDGTGEVQTDKRADPVPDGASGWQSVMVTVQ; this is encoded by the coding sequence ATGACAACGCTTCGAAACCGGAAAACCGGCCCCGCCGCCATGGCCGCACTGGCAGGCGTGGTGGCGGCCGCCGTCGTACTTGCCGTTGCGGAGCTGATTGGCGCGTTCTTTACCGCCAGGGCAACCCCGCTTTTTGCCCTGGGGTCAACCTTCATCGACTTCACGCCGCCGTGGCTGAAGGACTTTGCGGTCACCACGTTCGGCACGAACGACAAGGCCGCCCTGTTCGTGGGCATGGGCCTGACCATCGCTGTGCTTGCGTGCGTACTTGGGGTGATGGCCTACCGGAAGTGGGCGCTGGGCGTTCTGGGGGTGTTGTTCATGGGGGCCGTGATCGTGGCCTGCGTGGTGACCCGCGCGGGTGTCAGCCCCGCGGACGCCATCCCTACGGTGCTGGGAACGGCAGCCGGGCTGTTGGTCCTGCGCCGCCTGATGGTGCGTTTGTGGGGGCTGAAGGAGTGGCCGGAAGCTGCGGCGGACACAGCGTACGACGGCGGCACGGGCCCCGGTGGCGAAGGCACCAGCCGCCGTGGTTTCTTTACTGCCGCAGGGATCACCGGGCTGGCTGCCGGTATCGCGGCCACCGGCGGACGGCTGCTGGGTGCCGCGCGCAACAACGTGGTGCAGGCCAGGGAAGCTCTCCGGCTGCCGGCACCGGCGAAAGCAGCGGCCGCGGTGCCCGCTGGCGTCCAGTCCCCCGTGCCGGGTGTTACCCCGTGGCTGACGCCAAACAATGAGTTCTACCGCATCGATACCGCCCTGAGCGTCCCGGAGGTCAACGTCGATGACTGGGAACTGCGCGTGCACGGACTGGTGGAGCAGGAAGTCACGCTGACCTTCCAGGACCTGCTGGACGCGGAGCTGATCGAGTCGCACGTGACCCTTACCTGCGTGTCCAACCCGGTGGGCGGCAACCTGGCCGGCAACGCCAGGTGGCTGGGGCTTCCCATCCGCGAAGTCCTGGCCCGGGCCAGGCCCAAGGACGGCGCGGACATGGTGCTGTCCACCTCCATCGACGGCTTCAGCGCCTCCACTCCCCTCGAGGTCCTGCAGGACGGCCGTGACGCAATGCTGGCCATCGGCATGAACGGCGAGCCGCTGCCACTCGAGCACGGCTACCCGGTGCGGATGGTGGTCCCCGGGCTGTACGGGTTTGTCTCCGCCACCAAGTGGGTGGTGGACCTGGAGGTGACGCGTTTCGCGGACAGCAAGGCCTACTGGACCGAGCGCGGCTGGTCAGAGCGTGGCCCCATCAAGACCATGGCCCGCGTGGAGGTGCCCAAATCCTTCGCGAAGGTACCGGCTGGAAAAGTTGTCGTTGGCGGCACTGCCTGGGCCCAGACCCGCGGCATCACCAAGGTGGAGATCCAGATCGACAGCGGTGACTGGGCGGAAGCCACCCTCTCCACCGAAGCCTCGACCAGCACCTGGCGCCAGTGGTCCTACGAGTGGGACGCCACGCCCGGCCCGCACTACATCAAGGTCCGGGCCACCGACGGGACCGGTGAAGTCCAGACCGACAAACGGGCCGATCCCGTCCCTGACGGCGCCTCCGGCTGGCAGTCGGTGATGGTCACGGTTCAGTAG
- a CDS encoding sterol carrier family protein, with product MAVARRRIDVQEGKAALKAWLGAAQPPSDAPLPRAVLATAVRYSLEELTARAPGNSVEVRVPPFGVTQCVEGPRHTRGTPPNVIECDAATWLAMVTGQTAWADAVAAGKVAASGLRADLSALLPL from the coding sequence ATGGCCGTAGCCCGCCGTCGTATTGACGTCCAGGAAGGCAAAGCAGCACTGAAGGCCTGGCTGGGAGCTGCCCAGCCGCCGTCGGACGCTCCCCTGCCGCGGGCCGTCCTTGCCACAGCCGTAAGGTACTCGCTGGAGGAACTGACCGCCCGGGCCCCGGGCAACTCCGTGGAGGTGCGCGTGCCGCCGTTTGGCGTCACCCAGTGCGTGGAGGGCCCGCGGCACACCCGCGGCACCCCACCCAACGTGATTGAGTGCGACGCCGCCACCTGGCTTGCGATGGTCACGGGCCAGACTGCGTGGGCAGACGCTGTTGCTGCCGGCAAAGTTGCGGCATCCGGCCTGCGCGCGGACCTGTCGGCCCTGCTCCCTCTTTAG